The segment GATCATTTTCGTGATGGGATCCCAGAGCATGCACAGTGGGTATTTCCTGGGTTTATCAACCCTTTGGAGGTATATGAATAACATTTTTCATAAGCATATTTGTTATAATATAACTAAAGTGATTGTGTGAAATGATGTGCAGATATTAGCATTTGAATGTATCCCTGTCCTTAGGGAAAGATTCAGAGAGCCTGTTCCAAACTGTTTTGATGGTTGTCCAAGAATGTGCAAATGGAAGTTCAAGAGGACCGGAACAACAGGATTTCCACTTGACATGATTTATCGGACGCTAGGAAACACAAAGGTAAaagcttataatttttttaagtgtTGTTTATGTCATTTTCTTCAAGTTCATAGTTAATTAAATGTGTAATTTGTTGTTGGTCATTTCAGGAGATTATCAGTGTTTTGGAACCAAAAGGAAATGAAGTAGACCTTTTGTATGAAATAATGGATGAAGGGACTTTTGAAGACTTGGAGCTGATAGATGATTCGGATACGCTAGACATAGCTGTTGACAGTTGGAACAAGATCCTAATGGAACCAGGGAAAAAAATCTTCTGGCCGGATCTATATGAGATGGATGTGAGAACCCGAGAGCAACAAGAGGAGGCAGGAGGCGAGGCAGGGGGCGAGGCAGGAGGCGAGGCAGGAGGAGAGGCAGGAGGCGAGGCAGGAGGCGAGGCAGGGGGTGAGGCAGGAGTTCAAACAGGGGGCGAAGCAGGTCGTGAGAGTTTAAGAGAATTAGAGTTGAAGTTGAACAAAAGAATGGATGATGGATTTGCATTGAGAGACGAAACAATTCGTCTTCTGGAAGCAAGAGTAaaggagttggaagaagaaaaaatccAGAGAGAAAGTTGGTCGTTCCAGGAGGGCGAGATGTATGGTGATAAGGAGGCTGAGATACTTGGTGATAAGGAGGGCGAGATGCATGGTGATAAGGAGGGTGAGATACATGGTGATAAGGATGGTGATGAGACTAACAAGGATGGTGATAAGGCTGATAAGGATGGTGATGATGAGCCTGATAAGGAGGGTGAGGATGGTGATAAGGCTGATAAGGATGGTGATGATGAGCCTGATAAGGAGGGCGAGGATGGTGATGAGGCTGACAAGGGTGATGAGGCTGAGAAGGATGGTGAGAAGCAGATTGAGGCAGAGGCTGACAAGGGTGATGAGGCTGAGAAGGATAGTGAGAAACAGATTGAGGCAGAGGCTGAGAAGGATGGTGAGAAACATATCGAGGTAGAGGCTGAGAAGTTGATGCAAGGTAAGTCATGATAACATAtaacttcaaattttatttttaatgatgaTGATCTAAGTCAGGATGTATTTTTGTTCAATGTAGATACTGAAGATGGAGATGAGCAATCTACACTTCAAATTATGGCAGACACTGCAGAGAGATTTGAGAAGGCTGCTGCGGAAAAAGCTGTTGTGGACAAGACAGATGAGGTTGTAGATGATGATGCTTTGGAGAAGGAAGGTGAGGTTAGAGTTGATGACGCTTTAGAGAACACAGCTTCGGTTGGAGATTCACAGGATCCTGCTGAGATGCCAAAGAGGGTGCCCAAGCGTTCTCATTTGTTGAGGTCTCCTTTTACGCCAAACTGATTTGGCTGAACtatgttgttgtttttggaACTTGTATGTGTTTGTTTTAAAACCTAAAACGGATGAacttgtatgtgtgtgtgttttaaaacctaaaacttgtatgtgtgtgtgttttaaaaCCTAAATCCAAACTTGGTGGTTGAACAGGTTGCAATTACAGGTGGGAAGTAAAACAACATTACAGCATCAACTATGccaaaaaatatgaaagtagTATAACTAGAAAAACTAGTACACCTAGTGTTAAATTAAAAAGTGTAGGACTTATCTGGGAATCCACTTATTTGAAACTCATTATGCACACAaagttgttttagttttttagtTGTACTGGTTTCTACAAAGTTGTACTAATTTATTAGTTATACTGGCTTGCACAAAGTTGTACTAGTTTATTAGTTATACTAGTTTGTACAGAGTTGTACTTTGGCAGTGAAACCTGAATATATTAGTTGTACCAAAGAGAAATACCATTATCTAAGTTGTACCACTCATTTATGTTAACATGTGTTTGCCCGGATACAATGAAATCATCACTATTGTGAAAATACTTGTCAtgtatgtttttcaaaaaatatgtggACAAATATGTTAACAAACCTTAAAAGTATAAGGTAGATCAAGCAAACTTTTGTGATGGAGGTAGaaatccagaaaaaaaaaaaaaacaatacaaaacacAAAGAAACCTATCCAAACACTTAAAATTAGACCATTTgaatgttttattaatatgaaaaaacctaaaataatatttaaatttcagaTCCTCcatagttgtactagttattCCAGTAGAACCTATTTTAGTAAACTAGACATAGTTGAACTAGTTATTCCAGTATaacttatttttagttttactaGTTGTACCAGTATAACAACACAAAAACATGAATGTTAGGTTTAATGAAGTTTTACCAATTGTACCTGTTGTACCTGACAGAAACAACACATTACATAAATAAGTTCTACAACACATAAATAAGTTTCATAACACATAAGTAAGACTCACAAGACTAAGCAAGTTCCATAACACATAAGTAAGACTCACAAGACATAAGCAAGTTCCATAACACATAAGTAAGACTCATTCATCAATTCCATCGCTTCCACTTTCATCGCTGTCAATTCCATCATTCTCACACACCAATGGTGgatacttcttctttttcttcctccGATATTCCCCAGCTGATGGAAATCTAGTTTCTTGTAGTCTTCCTTTCTTTCTTTCCACATGCGGAGGGTAGACAACCTGAGATAGGATTTCATCTGGAATTTCATAACTTTCCCATAATGAATGATGAGGCACTGGATATATTGTCTTGTAATATGCCAAAGTCCACTGCTCCATATAATAATACTTAGAACAATAGTCTTCAGACATTTCTCCACGCGCGATGATCGCAGCCTGTGCATGCACACAAGGATACCGATCAATATCAAAACACTTGCACTGGCATGTTCCGTTGCCTAAATCAACATAATAACCTTGACCATCTTTGCCAATCACAGTGTACTGACGTTCAAATCTGTTTAGCTCCATCACCGTGAGCTTTTTTGCCTTCGGATAACTGTGATGCAATATCCCATGCACGTAGGGAATTAGTATCTGTCTCTCTGGAACGCGTAAAGATAAATCACGATATTTGTTAAACCATTCTACCATCTTCCCAATGATCACATCAAGCATTGGCAACAATGCATATTTCCTTGGTTCCTTTAAAACACCATTGATTGATTCAACAGTGTTGGTTGTATCTATGTTGTACCTTTCTCCCGGAAATTGACATCTTGCCCATTTGGTCTCATGAACACTCTCATCTAGATACTCAGCGGCTTGAGGCAACGTTCTCCTGAAATCATTGTAGCTTTTTCTGAACTCGACCTCTGTGTACATACCAGCAATTTTTCTAAACTTTCTGGCAACCCCTTTCTTGTTAACTTTGCTGCATGCTCCGGCAACATTATTAGACAAGTGAAAAATGCAATATCCATGGATCGCCATTGGGTACACCTCGTGCACCTTCTTGATGATGCATTGGTTTCTATCAGTACAAAAAACAAGCTGAGGATCATCTGGTATCAAAGTTTTCAGTATAGTCAAAAACCACTCCCAGCTCGCATTTTTCTCACCATCTACTACCGCAAAAGCGAGgggataatgatgatgatctgGATCCTGAGCAGTGGCAATGAGAAGCACTCCTCCATACACACCCTTCAGGTGAGTTCCATCCATTATTATCACTTTCCTCATTGCTTGAAACCCTTCGATGCAAGCTTTAAGCGCAAAGAACATATACTTAAACTGCTTCTTCTCATCCACTACTAATCTTGTGATGGTACCAGGATTCATTCTTTCTAACATGTACAAGTAAGATGGAAGTCTAGCAAAACTCTCCTGAGGGTTACCACGCAAATCACTGACAGCTTTGTGTTTCCCTCTCAAAGCTGTAGAATATGAAACCGTGACACCTAGTTTGTTCTTCACCAACTTTATGAGAGACTTTGGATCTGGAGTCTTGTATTGGCCTGGATAATCTTCATGCACCACTCCTGCGACCAAGCTTGGTGTTCCTCTTTTCCCCCTCTTGGTTACACTTCCCTCTCCCCGAGTACACGTATGCATCTTTCTATACGTTCTGACACTGAAAAAGGCTGAGTTTTTCAGCCTTGCAGCTCGTAAATACCATCTGCATCCAACCCCACGACATTTCAATACATAAACAGTACGATTCGTCTTGATTATATCAACCTCAAAACAATTCGAATGCACTCCTGCGTCCACTAAATTCCTCAGCTCTTCCTTAGTCGCAAATTCTTGATACAAACTCATATCAATACCATCATCCCACTCAGCATTGACAATTGTGTCTACAGATGGTGTAACAGCCGGCAACTCCTCCCTATCATTCATTTCATCACCCTCTTCATTGCAATCCTCATGCTCATACCTATCTGATTGTCTTGGAGGAACAATTGCTAACTCCTCATGATTATACCCATCTGATTGGTTTTGAGGAACAATTGCCAACTCCTCAACTCCAGCCATACCATCATTAGCTCTGGCATCAATCTGAATTTCCTCGTTCATAGAAAACTGCTCGTTACTCTGATTTTCTGAGATATTTTCGGAAAACTCCACATGCAAAACACTACGCCGGTTTTTCCTATCCACCTCCATTAAATATCCTAAAACATCTTCATCATCCAAAATATAACAAGGCCTCTTATTATCCACGACCAGGGGATAGTAGCTCAGTTGAAGCTTCGTCGCAGCTACAtcgatattcattttcttgccTATTCTATCAACCAAGCGAGAATAGGTTATCTCCTCATATTTTCCTCTCATTActaatgtataaatatttttgtctcCACCATGATCAAAATGTATCACCACAGCTCCAGTACCATCCATAGTTCCTGAAAAGAGTTAAAACCAACATTACAGCTTACAAGTTATATCAGTTATACGAGTTCTAAAGTCGCTAAAATACGGGTTATACTAGTATTACCAGTTATACTGGTTTACATGTAACAGTCGTTTATAAGTTATACTAGTTATACTAGTATTTGACTTGTCAAAGGACTACTAAGAGTTATACAAGTTTTACCCATAGTCTTATTCAGTGTTACTTAGAGTTGTACCAGGTTTACTAGTTGTACTAGTGTTATTCTTAACGAGTTTTACCAGGTTTACCAGGTGTACTCAACGTCTGTTGTACCAGTGTAACCAAtgtaaaaaatgatttaatctACAATATCATGATTCATACTATAAGAACGTTATCTTAAACCATGGAACCTGACTCATAATGGTAACATACATATTATGGGACTAAAACTaaacagaaaacaaataaaaaagaagagaagagtgaGAGAGAAGGAGAGGGAGAGAGTATACACTTACCAAGCGATTTCAAGACCAAGGACGAGGCACATTTGCTGTTTCAAGGACGAGAAAAGCTGTAGAAGAACCCTAAGAAACAGAATTAAAGGTTTGTGGATAAAAACTTGAAGAAGAGAACTTTGGTTGGTGATTGAAATGAATTTTCGTGGGTGGTTGAgtaatgaagaagatgaagatgtgaGGGAGTTAATATGGATTTTGGGTGGGACCCAGgcgagagaaagagaaaggaagaagaaaattGGACGACCGAGATTAGAGTTTCCATTATTTGATCCAATGGTTCACATGCCACTTTCATTAATGGCAAATTGGTAATTTACCAGCCCTTGGTCCATGATAGATCACAATTGGTCTATGTAGACTTCTTTTTGTCTTTTTGGTCTGTTATAGATCATTGTCCGTGAGACCCATACCGGGGAATGttagagaagaggaagaagatgaagcaaTACGTTATGTTTGATGAAGAAGCCTTTCttacttcttttcttttttcagaaaaaaaagtaaaataattttatttggaAAGTCTGATAATTACGAAAACGACATTCTTttgtaagatattttttttgtttctcctttaatataaaGAAAGCTTCAGTTACAAACTATTTAAATTCTAGATAAATGTATATCTAAAATAGTTACATGGACTCT is part of the Brassica rapa cultivar Chiifu-401-42 chromosome A09, CAAS_Brap_v3.01, whole genome shotgun sequence genome and harbors:
- the LOC103837869 gene encoding uncharacterized protein At3g43530 is translated as MAPKTRFTEQTNKEGAPEKKKKNESVVEKKKAAVEKKKAEAEKKKKDSVIKKKQAAVKRRREAVKKKRDAEKKKIETAEKKRKRDSGVDDESSSNPTKRPQTASSPEHQADPDHYPPLSTELPSQDDREGTPSPSVPIEPQKSPTQTPNEAENPLQAPITSTNRESGSPEAAINNDGQTIGSNNIDSNSHEAAIGSAAIDNDAPRTVESDDMTVEADRPAGFFFNPSNYGKGCKLSSRCHQHDFLNKTIGKLDASEKSWFQEHPQFKHIFHMDCTSTRKVMGLWMLLLRTMHTEKGRQAWFGVNGVPIRYSIREHSLLSGLYCHSYPENYQSIGRLKFARKYFKVKKTKDGKEKGLQVTEADVKEKLQKMKFDGSGDRLRMAVLYFLATVLRGRSKAGYFIEYFLLQAVEDLEFCTEFPWGRYTFDDCMKEIFHVRDHFRDGIPEHAQWVFPGFINPLEILAFECIPVLRERFREPVPNCFDGCPRMCKWKFKRTGTTGFPLDMIYRTLGNTKEIISVLEPKGNEVDLLYEIMDEGTFEDLELIDDSDTLDIAVDSWNKILMEPGKKIFWPDLYEMDVRTREQQEEAGGEAGGEAGGEAGGEAGGEAGGEAGGEAGVQTGGEAGRESLRELELKLNKRMDDGFALRDETIRLLEARVKELEEEKIQRESWSFQEGEMYGDKEAEILGDKEGEMHGDKEGEIHGDKDGDETNKDGDKADKDGDDEPDKEGEDGDKADKDGDDEPDKEGEDGDEADKGDEAEKDGEKQIEAEADKGDEAEKDSEKQIEAEAEKDGEKHIEVEAEKLMQDTEDGDEQSTLQIMADTAERFEKAAAEKAVVDKTDEVVDDDALEKEGEVRVDDALENTASVGDSQDPAEMPKRVPKRSHLLRSPFTPN
- the LOC103873328 gene encoding uncharacterized protein LOC103873328, with amino-acid sequence MDGTGAVVIHFDHGGDKNIYTLVMRGKYEEITYSRLVDRIGKKMNIDVAATKLQLSYYPLVVDNKRPCYILDDEDVLGYLMEVDRKNRRSVLHVEFSENISENQSNEQFSMNEEIQIDARANDGMAGVEELAIVPQNQSDGYNHEELAIVPPRQSDRYEHEDCNEEGDEMNDREELPAVTPSVDTIVNAEWDDGIDMSLYQEFATKEELRNLVDAGVHSNCFEVDIIKTNRTVYVLKCRGVGCRWYLRAARLKNSAFFSVRTYRKMHTCTRGEGSVTKRGKRGTPSLVAGVVHEDYPGQYKTPDPKSLIKLVKNKLGVTVSYSTALRGKHKAVSDLRGNPQESFARLPSYLYMLERMNPGTITRLVVDEKKQFKYMFFALKACIEGFQAMRKVIIMDGTHLKGVYGGVLLIATAQDPDHHHYPLAFAVVDGEKNASWEWFLTILKTLIPDDPQLVFCTDRNQCIIKKVHEVYPMAIHGYCIFHLSNNVAGACSKVNKKGVARKFRKIAGMYTEVEFRKSYNDFRRTLPQAAEYLDESVHETKWARCQFPGERYNIDTTNTVESINGVLKEPRKYALLPMLDVIIGKMVEWFNKYRDLSLRVPERQILIPYVHGILHHSYPKAKKLTVMELNRFERQYTVIGKDGQGYYVDLGNGTCQCKCFDIDRYPCVHAQAAIIARGEMSEDYCSKYYYMEQWTLAYYKTIYPVPHHSLWESYEIPDEILSQVVYPPHVERKKGRLQETRFPSAGEYRRKKKKKYPPLVCENDGIDSDESGSDGIDE